In Macrobrachium nipponense isolate FS-2020 chromosome 13, ASM1510439v2, whole genome shotgun sequence, the DNA window CTTGATAGGATTATAAGGATCCAAatttaaccaaaaataaataaatagatattatttgAAACACAGTGTCTAAGATTACGTTTGACCTAAAATGGCACTGTGTTAACcagaatataagaaaaaacataaattccAGGAAATTCATCCACTGATATaaacgatcagagatgcttacaAAAGGCCATATTTAACCAAAAACAGAAAACTCGGGTAATTTCACAAACTGAATTCGTGAATAATTGTATGGCTTCTGAACTTATAGCTTGGTGGCCACATTAATCGTTTCATAATTATCAAGGAGTCGCAGAAACCTTCCTAGTGAAGTTATAATATGAACAATTGCAGGCAGACTGACAATCAATTTGTATAACAGATGATAATCGAATTGTAGATACCTGTATAATTGAAACCAGAATTGAGGAtaaccatatacatacatgcataaaaccatacgtacatgcatacgtacatcacatatgtgcatatataacatatatatatatatatatatatatatatatatatatatatatatatatatatatatatatagtaagtatgtgtaaatatatatatatatatatatatatatatatatatatatatatatgtatataatgtatatatgtattgatagCCAAATGGCAAAAGTCCTTGTCACTTCCGTATCAAAACCAAAAGGCGTATGTTCAAAATCAGGTCGAGACAAATGCACTAGAATATAAATCCCTTTCGATTCAAAGTTATTCCCAAGGCAAGCTGAATTCTTTATTTAATGATATTTGTGGCCTGAAAATTGATTGTAAAAGTGTCACTGTgttttattaacaaaaattatcataaatatcaaCGTTTTACAAGCTTGACAATGAGTTACCATGGTGGAGATGGGCTGCTTTCATTTCTAAGAACAGAACCTGAATTCGGCAAGAAAATGTGCAACAGAGCTAATATCAAAGTAAACCTCTCTTGGTAGCAAATGGCTAAGTCCCTGTCGCCTCTGTATCGACCCAAAAGGCGTAGATTCGACTCCTGGCCGGGCCAGATGCACTTATATGTAGTCCCGTTTTGCCATACTCGCAAGTTATTCTCAAGGTGAAGGGAACTAACTGGGTATTAACGATTTTCATAGCTTAATATTAGTGAGTTAAATGTCATGTGAGTGTATTAAGttacaaaatcacacacacacacacacacacacacacacacaaacaccgtTTTAGGCTTCAGTGagacgggatggtttagattccagtcTTGAATTTTACAAAGCACAATTTATCCATTCCTCGCTATCGAATATGGAAGACATCCTGTCTTCATCAGGTACCGATGCACCGAAAGATAAACAGCTACATTCGGGTATAGTATATGGAAATTGAAGAATCTGGAACCTAAACCATCGCGTCTCATTAAAGCCTAATTGAAGCTTAACACGAGTTGCCGGAACATATATACACAGTGAAGTTGTGTAGCTATTTTgtgaacgcgcgcgcgcgcacacacacacacacacacacacatatatatatatatatatatatatatatatatatatatatatatatatatatatatatatatatatatatatatatatatatatactatatatatatatatatatatatatatatatatatatatttatatatagtatatatatatgtatatatatatatatatatatatatatatatatatatatacatataatatatatatatatatacgtatatatatatatatatatatatatatatatatatatagagagagagagagagagagtgagagagagagagagagagagagagagagagaataaaaattaatgatttgTTACACAAATCCCgaggaaaataattgaagatataCGAGTTCCCAATGAATTTTTGTGGTTGATTTCTGTTTCAGTGGATTAAACTTTAATGCTAAAAGACTCTTCTCTTTCTTGCCACTTTGCTCACCACCTTTTGTTTTTGGGGGAGAGGAACCAAGAAATatcttaattcttcttcttttccttaatGGGTCGCCAAATAGGTCGTCATTTCCCTGATAATATTCAGAGGATCGTAATCAACATCTTCTCTGTTCTCGGATATCTGATATGAAGAAGAGTAGGCCTAAGTCCCTTTTGCCTTGTATATAACCAATATTTCTCGGAAATTAGTTCCTTTCactgttaaaataattatatatgactttgttttatatgtttgtgtttttatcgcttcctcttcttctattatattatctaacttcattttcaacacttccataattttttagtaGAAATGACGAATGGAAAAATTGTCTGCAACTTTTGACATACAAATGTAACGGGATATTCAATGGACGTTTCAAAATAAAGGACACTTTGCAAGCTGACATAATAACAATTTAAACTGGACGAGTTCCGTAACCTACCCCCATCAACCCATTTGCAAAAAGGGTATGCGGTTACAAGCCATCCCCCTGATTCTCCCTGTCCCTTATATTCGGGAAGTGATAATGACGTAACTAGTCTCATCCTATTTATTATTCACCTTTTCTCAGCTCCATCTGAAAAGGGTGATTGGAGCACTGTAGAAGTGATATCCAATTACCTTTCATCCGAATATGGTAACTGAGAAGACGCATGCGCAGAGGTACTGCAGATGATTAGGCATTCGCAAAGACAGTTCCTAAAATTCAATACATACCAAACACCCTTCTCCTTCATCTCGCATTCTGCGTGTCCTAAAGACTCGTTAACTTGCTTTAATGAAGTCGGTCGCAGTACAGAGTCCTCATTATGAAGATGATTAGATGGAACTTAAGACTCCCCTTTCtgctcgtatctctctctctctctctctctctctctctctctctctctctctctctgagaagaatCTCCTATAAGAAATCTCTCTATCTCGTTCAggtatcaaattctctctctctctctctctctctctctctctctctctctctctctcctgattataAAAAAGCGAAATTCCCGATAGATCGTTGAAggagtgcaagagagagagagagagagagagagagagagagagagagagagagagaggagagaaagcttCCAAAGGAGACCAGTGAGCTTTCAATTAAGTAATTggattcataaaaacaaaatattactttGTAGTTTGGGAAAGGAAGGGTATCAAAAGAACATTTTACCTAATTAGTTCTAAATGAAGCGTCTGGTGTGTCATTATAAtctttgtatgtatgaatttatatatattcacgtatataagtctgtgtgtgtgtgtggagaaaaAATTCTCGAGATCGGGTTCAATTCTAGATttaaatgtattcctttaaaaatcatccatcatctttgGTTTAAACAGGGATTCAAGTACCTAGCAGATAGTCGACTGCTGTGGATCGAAGCCACGGTTAAGAATAGCATGGGACCAGGAATCTCTTTCCGACAcacgaatatatgaatatatttcatatgacatatatatatatatatatattatatatatatatatatatatatattatatatatatatatattcagcaataagtcaccaaacagcacgcgacaaatatgtacgtaaatagccacaagaaaagtgaagaatcaaagaccaggtaccaagcgctttcatgtattgcaTACACttctttgtaccccgaagaagtgtacgcaatacttGAAAGctcttggtacctggtctttgattcttcaccttcatgtggctatttacgtatatatatatatatatatatatatatatatatatatatatatatatatatatatatatatatatatatatatcgagctacaatgtcctctaatatctaattcactctacctcggagttaatatattttcatatatgcttaaccgaaggggaattttttctcgataatagacttgcctggaccagggcgcgaacccatggatcctttcatatctaggaacgtcagtgaagcttttacctactacaccaccgcgagaggctaaaagttcatgtcgcctctcaccctcatattcctttcgcgcgcaggtaattagttggtttggagacaacatcaacccacctcaactccggtagtgtttgtagtgcttttgacagcacgtagccaatctataagtcatatcacatttccgtgattcatatacatatatcgagctacaatgtcctttaatatctaattcgctctacctcggagttaatatattttcatatatgcttaaccgaaggggaattttttctcgataatagacttgcctggaccagggcgcgaacccatggatcctttcaaatctaggaacgtcagtgaagcttttgccttctacaccaccgcgagaggctaaaagttcatgtcgcctctcaccctcatatacctttcgcgagCAGGTAGctcgatatgtgtatatgaatcacggtaatgtgatatgacttatgtaaatgctacgtgttgttgtcaaaagcgctacttagcgctacttacactaccggagtcgaggagggttgatgttttctccaaaccaacgaatacttcagcgcgagaaagtatttgaggtgagagacggcatgaaCCTTTAAGCCtttcgcggtggtggggtggtatagctaccctgacgttcctggattttaatgtacctacgttcgcgcccaagtacaggtaaatctattatcgaggaaaaattccccttcggttaagcatatatgaaaatatattaattccgaggtagagcgaattagatattaagggacttgtagctcgatatatatatatatatatatatatatatatatatatatatatatatatatatataattatatatatatatatatatatatatatatgtatgtatgtatgtatgtgtatatatatatatatatatatatatatatatatatatatgtaatgtatgtatgtgtatatatatatatatatatatatatatatatatatatatgtatgtatatgtatatatatgtatgtatatgtgtatatatactatatatatatatatatatatatatatatatgtatatatgtatatatatatatatatgtatatatatatatgtgtgtgtgtgtgtgtgtgtgtatgtgtatatatatatatatatatatatatatatatatatatatatatatatatatatatatatatataaaacagcattcagcagggtccaacaaacatcAAAAGGGGGGCCATATTTATTAACAAGAGACGTtttgcacattatctatgtgTCATCCTCAATCCTCAAATCTGTAAGAACAAcgtaaaatacgttaaagtttaaaaaacataattttctatataaaaaaatgaagtcgagaaaaaaaaagtatttaaaaaaattaaattaatacaaattaaaaggtatatagtaaaaaaggaaccagttctcaccaaaccatccaaaggagaaggagaagaacgaatgaccaaaacttgacaccaacctacgacttcagttatgcaagataaggaggagaagcggaaacattagaattcaaagaagttacaagccgtttgatgtataaggactcaagggtagttatgtaattgctatggctttgttccaccaataatagagaagtgctttttatttatctcaATTTTNNNNNNNNNNNNNNNNNNNNNNNNNNNNNNNNNNNNNNNNNNNNNNNNNNNNNNNNNNNNNNNNNNNNNNNNNNNNNNNNNNNNNNNNNNNNNNNNNNNNNNNNNNNNNNNNNNNNNNNNNNNNNNNNNNNNNNNNNNNNNNNNNNNNNNNNNNNNNNNNNNNNNNNNNNNNNNNNNNNNNNNNNNNNNNNNNNNNNNNNNNNNNNNNNNNNNNNNNNNNNNNNNNNNNNNNNNNNNNNNNNNNNNNNNNNNNNNNNNNNNNNNNNNNNNNNNNNNNNNNNNNNNNNNNNNNNNNNNNNNNNNNNNNNNNNNNNNNNNNNNNNNNNNNNNNNNNNNNNNNNNNNNNNNNNNNNNNNNNNNNNNNNNNNNNNNNNNNNNNNNNNNNNNNNNNNNNNNNNNNNNNNNNNNNNNNNNNNNNNNNNNNNNNNNNNNNNNNNNNNNNNNNNNNNNNNNNNNNNNNNNNNNNNNNNNNNNNNNNNNNNNNNNNNNNNNNNNNNNNNcttgattcctggcgcctgcttgactcctggcgcttgtcgtgactcctggtaggctcttgacgcctctacaagactcctggcgtctgttaggctctatacgcctgttatattcttggcgcctactaggctctgtcaactctatGTGTCTAAAAAtctcctgcttcttaggctcttgacgccatatcctgatcctcagaagaggagtccgactcctgacttctcctaagagacgtagctgatcgcttgctctgcgagcggctcccgctgggaactttcttcctatagataggagaggatcgtttaaagggagaacgagagtctctccggtgacgagcgcctgctagagtgagaaacttctctcctaccaggagaagaaaacttcgatctcttcactggaagggaggagtcttttcttcgagacgaatccttatgtagagTGCTACCAAGGAGGATAAGTTTGCTCCTGTAGGCAGGAAAAGCTTAGTCGGGTCGAGGCGCGGAGACGGTCTTCTCGcttactagtcgaaggaaaatactctggaaatcgctctgggcttgaatcaaaagcgtctcctttcggcgctacccacgatctcttcagaggacgagacttcgaagcagagctccatccacgcctggacgaggaggagtctgacgcagaaaaacactcttccaggatgccttttctacggctatccaaggcagcctgggtcgttacttcaggatctgccgaagggacgcctgatcgttggggatgctccacatcctccctgcggcttttgacattcctcctcccctgttTCCTGGGGAGGAGTTTGGAAGcgggtctaggcctaggagcaatgcggagctgatcagacgccccctccactgcactggggtcactgtattcactgacactcttaccttgtgtttccatagctttaagctgctcctgaagctccctgatcgaggatctcattttttccatttctgaaaatgaatccttagattcaacacagggagaaggggctgaggttatgggagaaacatcatctagcttgttagtttctaattcaggctcaaaagaacaagatctactcgagcttctagttgacgctttcctagctctatccttctctcttttcttaatataagaagctaaatccttccatccttgctccgtaagcccttcacattcagcacaagttctatcaaacgcacatttcagaacctctacatttactacaagtgtatgaggatctacctctgctttaaacaacctagttctgcattcttcccttgcacaaaccctaaacttaggtgttactttaacttcagccatcttaatagaaaaaaccaaatccaagtcctaatccaAAATAAGCAtatgccaatcccgagaataaacaagagtacttcaccaaatgagtccaaccaattctcggcaaatgagcagaattccaatcaggagagaccaaacaacagttgttgccggcctcagcgacagagaaaatctggctcagaaaacgggaatggtcgggattccgccacccagtggcgggaatggtagatcacctgacctacctgtagcgtgtgccgcgagttttgaattctgtcgggacgacggagtctatagctaagtatatatctgccgggtaagttgcatgtataaaaatataaaatcaaacctATAACTTACAAGAAACTACAAAGCTTGATGATGATAAAAGTAAAAGCGACAAAGAACATAAtttacacacaaaataaaaactcattcatgaaaagttcataaaagtaaaattaacaatattctaTCTAAGTTTTCCAAAAATTCAACTTACAGCTTTTGATTTAGCTTCTCGCAATACAGCTTTACCTCCTAGGAGGGACTCCAGCTTCATCTGCACTGGTCGATATGCCATAGGCACTACTTCAATAGGAACACCTTTCTTCCACTGTTCACCAAGAGATGTAGAGTCTTTCCTAGTTAAAATCATCAGAAAAGTAAAATACCTTTATATGAGACATCCTGAAAAACTccacaaatgcttgaaaataTTTCTGACTAATATGCtcttcaattttttatatttataaacttctTTAAATTTGTTCAAGCTTTAGCTAAAATTGTACAGTAAACATAAAACAGTTAATATGGTACTGTATGTGCATGCATATCAAAATATAATCACTAAGAAAATCCCAATGAATATTCACATGTAATTACAGATGCAAATTACATAACACTGCAttttcaatttgaaaaaaaaaaaacaggtgcaGGGGACCAAATCAATATACTAGTCATACTGAAAATTAATCCAGATAATTCTTCAGAAAGAAGACACAATGAAAGattcaatttaaaaaattgagatgatgatgatgataaggttTCCAGGTGATAAGTATGGGTTATATAAAATAATGTCTTCAGAAACAAAGGTTAAACAATATTACAGCAGATAGTATCAATCAagaaatatattagtttcaagaagCATGAAATACTGTACGGTATATTTCAAGAAGGCAAAAGGAAAAGTTTTATATACACAAGAAGCAAGAAGtttcaataaaaatatagattttttgcGATAAAAACATAGGATTCCAGACAGAAGCAGTTCAAGGCAGCTGGTGGTTACTTCAATTATACTACTGTCAAGGGCAAAGAACTAAATCCGAAGGTACAACTTAAACTAGTTTGTATATGGCAATATTAACTTGCCTCAGAAACCTTGAAAACCTTGAAAACATAAATAAGCAAGTTTCTACCACCATACAAATTTTGAAGaggatatattattaattttaagatGGTAAAATGACAAATCTTTCATTTGCACTTACAGAGGATGGTTTTGACTAGCCACAaaggttttcaaataataaaattttcaaacaaTCCTCCATAATGCCAAAGATCAATCATTCTAATAAAGGAGGAAGATATTAATTTAATTAGAATGCAGTTACTTCACAATCAGAATGAGTGAAAACACCTAAACAACATATTTTGCTCACCTATAATCAGCTATAACTACAAATAGCTTAGCAGCCGAAGCCACAATCTTCTCCTGTAACTGACAACCTCCACCACCTTTGATAAGAGTAAGGTTTGCATCAGCCTCATCAGCACCATCAATGGCAACATCAAGCTGTCAAATaaagcactataactactaagaaactacacacacacacacagaaagagagagagagaaattccctgattacatataaaaatgatattgttattgtacaataaagtttcatacatacttacctggcagatatatacttagctatagacttcctcgtcgtccccgacagaaattcaaatttcgcggcacacactacaggtaggtcaggtgatcccgccgcctgccgctgggtggcaggaataggaactattaccgttttaagccagatttttctcttccacctgtctcctgaggggaggttgggtgggccatacaatcgtatatatctgccaggtaagtatgtatgaaactttattgtacaataacaatatcattttcatacatacaacttccctgccagatatatacttagctgattggcacctttggcggagggcaagagacagctaattactgacctaataggtaaacaacatatgttgtaggtaatacaagttaattaacaataccctagttcctacctgtttaggcggaagatttcatagcttgTGCTGAgaaatctgcttcgcctcaaaagcttcagcgagggtgtgccctatgtctgagaactcttgaaaggactgtcaatggggtcttatccacttactcaacagaacctaatggcaattgtcactggagtcttattcacttacatgacaatatacctatgcctcttggcatataaaggagtaaaatactgatcacgatcacccgatcctaaccgtgtattagtaaatatgattgaaaggcgttatccccaaacacctttcaaacaacctaaaaactcaacaccaataattttaaaatcacaatataaaaaatataaggacaaaaattaatattaaggatcagtcttctctcctttccccagcactgtatccgctgatacataaggccctagagagaagcatttctcatatgtcactctcacatctttcaagtaatgtgaggcgaacactgagttacatctccaatacgtggccgctaagatgttcttcattgacatgttcttgttgaacgacaatgatgtagcgactgcacgtacttcgtgtgcttttacccttaaggtcttatatgcctcactatcacagctcatgtgggcttcagttataatgttcctaacaaaaaatgctaagacATTTTTTGACATAGCTCTTCTAGGGTCTTTAACCGCACACCATAAActttgattgcaaccctgcaactgcttcttcttctgcaggtaaaacttcaaagttctcacagggcataaagttctttccatttcattcccaactaattgagaaaggccttttacttcgaaagtcctaggccaaggtctcgaggggttttcattttttgctagaaataaaggtttaaaggacaatacagccgaatccttcttaaaacccactctcgagtcaagcgcttgcagctcactcactcttttcgcagtggcgagagctattaagaaaatacattttctagtcaagtccggaaagtagctttatcgggaAGTTCGAATCTCTCGACATAAgatatttgagaaccacatccagattccaactaggggtgagagaagttcttaattttgtagtttaaaatcaaatgatctaattaaatcatgcagatctttgtcattctctatgttcaggcccctattcctgaacacagctgataacatgctcctataacctttaatggttgacactgccagatgagattcttctcgtaaaaacaaaagaaaatcagcaatttcggtcacagaggtatcggaggaggacagcttcttcgccttacaccatctacggaaaacttcccacttcgattggtatatccgcatggttgaggaccttcttgctccagcaattgcttttgccgctttgcaagaaaagcctctcgctctgaccaatctttcgatagtcgaaaggcagtcagagcgagagcgtggatattcttgtgatacctctcgaagttgGGGTTgttttgagcagatctgtcctttcgggaagagatctggggaagtccactatccattcctgtacctctgtgaaccattctcttgcaggccaataaggagcgatcaatgtcatcctcattccctccgaggacacgaactttc includes these proteins:
- the LOC135225260 gene encoding ribose-5-phosphate isomerase-like, whose protein sequence is MDSEQILTDLLDGDKVGIGSGSTVVYAVERLAQRVGEEGLQVTCVPTSFQARQLIIQNNLKLSDLEITPELDVAIDGADEADANLTLIKGGGGCQLQEKIVASAAKLFVVIADYRKDSTSLGEQWKKGVPIEVVPMAYRPVQMKLESLLGGKAVLREAKSKAVS